The nucleotide sequence ACACATGGAAAGGTCAGATATTTGGCACCATAGGTGAAAACATCCAAAACGGCACTTACAATGCAGACAAGGGGTGTAATGTAGGACCAGCACCACTTCATGTAGGGGAGGGGCTTATACCCAATCATGCGAACCACATCGCCCATGAAACGGTCCGCTCCTGAGAGTGGTGAAGTTAAAAGGCATGTCCACTGGATCAACTTTTGTGATCAATAGCAAGCACTGTGAATGTAGGGCTTGTCTTACCATAGACCCAAGCGATGACCACACACTCCCAGAAAGCCTGCCACAGCAGAGTGATACCACTTGCAGAGTAGTAGTCAAACAGCTGGAACACATACATCCCTCCCTGGCGGAAAATTATTTAGAATTTCTTACTTTGAATACCCACTTTGACAGTTtgcatcaataaaaaaagacatgaagACAAATAGTCTACTTTGAGGCAATACTGCATGATCAATCACTGCCAACccttccagtttaaatggaatAAATGCCAATCACCATCAACAGCAACCAATAAGCTTATCTTGAATTATTCATCTGAAGGGTGCAAATTTATGAAGCAATAACACAATTGTACCTCAGTGATCATGGCTACATCAATGAGGAGACAGGTGCCACAGCAGACGGCTGCCATCACCTCTCGCCGCAAGTATCGCTTGGACATATTATGAGGAATCATGTCCATGATTCCGGTTAGGAAACCCTCAACCCCAACaaactgtgggaaaaaaatggccgtgGAGTCAGCTGTGCTAACTGAGATGCACATGTGTaggatttaaaaatgttcattaataAACCTAACTAACAATTCAGAAATATGCCCATGCAATGACATGAAGCACAGTATTTAgctttgtagtaaaaaaaaaaaaaaaacattgctagaATATTAAAGCCAAGTTGGGTACCAAGTTATCTGTTGAGAAGTTGTCCAACAGACCAATATAGGGATTGTCCATTTTACCTGACTGTCCAAGCCCAATAGGAGCAACATAAAAAAGAAGAGTGCTGCCCAGAATGGTGCAAATGGCATCAAAGTTACAGCCTTGGGGTAGGCTATAAAGGCTAGCCCGGGTcctacacaacaacaaacagttcAACATTAATGTCATTTAGTCATAACGTGGATATTCCCTAGTTGTTTTTCATGGATACCTCAGCATAATACTTACCACTTTCTGCTACATTACTAATGTCCACACCTTGCTCTGCTGCCATGAAGCCCAACACAGAGAACACAACAAAGCCTGCAAAAAAGCTGGTCCCGCTGTTAATGACCGCCAGCACGAACACATCTCTAGAAACATAAAAGATGGATTatacaaaacacacattttactACATTGTTGGTCAAAAGGTTCCAAATGGAGATAAATCAAGTTAATGAGATGTGTCCATGATCTCTCCGTTAGTCTTGGTTTTTAAACTCACTGGTAACAGTTGTAATGAAAGCGGTTGTAGCTGCCCAGTGCAGTCAGTGCACCCAAACCGATGGCATAGGAGAAGAAAATCTGGGTACCAGCGTCAACCCAAACCTACCCAAAAAAAGTGCTTTACTTGGCCAATCAGAAAAAACAGACAATGATACAATTATGAGTCTACCTGTGCTTCTTTTAGTTTTGACCAGTCCGGTTTCAGGTAGTACACAATCCCATCTATTGCTCCAGGTAGGGTGACGCCATGTACCAAAAGAATAAACAGAACCACATATGGAAACAGAGCAGTGAAATATATGACCTAAAGGAAGAATGAAAAATGCTAATTAATAAAGGTAGACCTTTAGTTTAgtctagtgaaaaaaaaaaaacatttgagtgcAAGAAACTAGATTCAATGTTTCCAATGTGTAAAAGGATCCGTTATGCTGATAATGACTGACTAGGTCAATGTGTGAAAATCCATTTTATGTATGCAGCAGCTGGGAATTTGGTAGAACTCTGCTGTGTGCTTATGTACAGTAAATGGCTGCAATTAACGAGTTTTACGGGACTAACAAGGTTTTGTCAAGTGTTGAGGGAACAAGAATGCATCAGACACTACATTACAAGTCTACAAAGTTTGTGTATATCCAGTGTAGGCTTGCAAATAAAGGATACAAACTTAGgatcaactgaaaaaaaagcaatcccTACCTTCCCTGTGGATTTGACCCCTTTCCATATGCAGAAGTAAACAATGATCCAGGTAATAATGAGGCACACTGCTACCTCGTAGTTGACTTTACCAGGCTCATGAAGCCCATTAGACAGATGGAGAACTTTGTGCCTgcaaaatacatcaaaaatgCTTGTCATGATTCATCTATTTAAaaagagtcatttttaaaagggagtTTGCCAAGAATAATGAATCAGAAAAATGTCATATCATACTCCCAAAACTCGATGACTGGTGAGTGCATGTCTTCCGTTGTGCAGTTGTTACGATGGATTGAGATGTTTGAGAACACTTTTGATGAGACTTCGCTGTTGTTGCATGTTCGACTGAAGTTCAATGTACACTTGTTTGTGTTCCAAGGGTTTCCACAGGTGGCCCATGGAAGTTCATTGGTGAAAGAATGGTAGAGAAAGTAGAGACCCCACACCAGAACCATGATGTAGTAGGTGTTGCAGAAGAACACAATCACCATTGAGGCCAAGCCCAACCCTATTAGGGAGAACCGCAAAGAGACCATGAGCGAATGGAGTAAAAGTGGTTTTGACGCTACTAAGTGGTACCTTGGAAAAGAGGTGCAATGTTCCAGGCGGCAAGCCCTCCCTGCTTCATGAATTGTCCCAAAGCAATTTCCAGAAAGAAGACGGGAATGCCCCCAATGAACACTACCAGCAAGTAGGGGATGAGGAAAACACCTGcgaaaggggagaaaaaaaaaaacattgtcaattTTCACATAAGGATTAcggtatttcatttttttatggaaaaacccaaaaaaacttATTTATTAAATCTGCTAGTCACCTCAATAATGGTATACACTAATTGATTTGCTGTTTGAGAAAAGAACATTCAAAATATCATCACATACAGTAGCAAAAATCACAATGTTTATCATTCAGCCTGAAtcattaataattaaaatttaGCAACACcgctattttttctattttttatttttcgcaTAGAGGCCTTTTGAAAAGTCAGTGAAGCTCACCTCCTCCATTCTTGTAGCAAAGGTAAGGAAAGCGCCACACATTGCCCAAGCCTACagcaaaacccacacaggacatGATGAAGTCCATTTGTCTGGTCCAttgttctctttctttctcctctTCAGAGGCTTTATGCTGGTCCAGTGACACTATTTCAGCTGTTACACTTGCATCGCATGATGGGCTTCCATCACACATTGGCACTAGGGGGTTAAAAGactccccacctccttcaaaaAGGTCTCCTGCTTCCATGTTTCAGATAGTGCTTCAacctaaaaaaagaatgaattggaccaattatacaaaaaaacatcacattttgtattttataaatCAATCTATGCATATATCACAGTAGGCAATTGTACTTGTTTTCTTTAGAGGAGCTATAAACAATAGTTTTGGATTGATGATTGCTGATGCACGTGTGGTACCACCTAAATGTCACTAAATAGTTTAAATGTAAAAGACAAGCGattaaagttaatttaaatgtaaaagacAGTgtcatattattatttaaatgattaGAACAGTCTTACCTTTACTTACAATTAATTGGAGAGAAACGCACATCCGTTTTTGGAGAACTACCTTTTATTTAACCTTACATCCGTTTTTGGACGACTACCTTTTATTCAAACTTATCAGTTTTTGGAAGAATACCTTTTATTGAAACTTCTTCATTGTGTATAGTATCACGTGTTTCagaatttactgttgattttttGTAGTTACTGCTCAGTTGCgcatctttttattcatttgtatggTATCGACAATTGAAAATATCTATTTGATCTATCTATCGATCTTCTATCTATTCTATTTATTATACCTTGATTATTTTGctgtcacttttgtttttggaagGCTTCAGTTAAATGCCCCCGCAGTTCCTGATGGTGGGATTTGTGGCTCAAGAGCTCAGGCAACGGCGGTCAAATATGAGAAGAGGAGCAAGTGTTGGGAGACGCGTGGAAGGTGTCCGAAGGCTGGAGGAGACTCAAAAGCCGTCGACGAAGCACTTGAAAGTAAGCCTGAAGAATCTCATTGATGGCCCCTAACTAAAGAAGACACACAGCAGGTTGCGGATACTTTACTTCGCTTGTAGGAAAATCTGATCTGGTTGGTCCTATGGGAAAATGTTGGTGTCTAAACAGTCAGCCGCTTCTTCACGTGATGTTCCTTCCACTCGCCATTCCTACTATGACACAGAAAACGTTCCGAACGGAGTCTTTAAAATGAAGGCAATCCACGTGGCGAGTCGACGTACGACCTGCAACGCGTTCAAGGAAAGGTGAGTCAACAATCAATATCAAAGAAGATGTCAATCTGTGATTCAAGAAGCGTCGTCCAACGTCAGACCAGACGCATTTTTACAACGTAAtctgaaagttatttttatttttttttaccatgattTGGAAATACGAGCAGTTACTTACTGTGTTTAAGATGTTCCAAGATGAGTACATTTTcgctcctttttttgttttactccaTCCTTAAAATCAGTTCTCCTCGAATGGCCTGCAACAGCAAAATATGACCGCTAGAGGTCAGCCTGTTCCAGGTGACCATGGTCCTCTCTTCATTCCTCTCTTACTGATGGCGTTCCATTGCTCACCATTGGTTCACATGATCTCCTCCCCCTCTCCTTCTACCGCTTGACATGGGGGCTCAGTTGCCATGGAAACGCAGGGAGCCGTTGCTCAGACAACAGGGTTTTTATGATATTGGTCTTTAATGAGATGACCTAGCTATATGACATTAAGGTGCTTTAACTTGTTTACTCTCAGAAGCAGTTTGAGTAGGACAATATAACGTAGGACTTAATTGGAATGAGTATTTATAGCCTCCATGGGAAGCGAAAGAATGAGAAGAAGGGAAAACTAAAATGGCAGACGCTTTGTGTGAAATGTTGACATGTAATGGAGGGTTTGCTGATTTTATGATACATTTGATTAAGGGATGTTAATTGTGTCATCTGGGCTATTCCAACAGGTTTAATCAACACTTTCTTTCTGcctgattaatatttttttgactgCAAATGTGCTATAAAGGCATTCCGAGTTGAGTACATATGTTCGAAGAGGGCACTGCTGAACACATGTAGGTGTATTTACGGCCAGTATTCACACCGGATTCTGCTGACTTCTAGACCTCCCTTCTATTTGTAGGACACAGTGTCATCTTGCCATTTCATTTTATGCCATTTCTATATTTGTGAATGAGCACTGATGGCTGGGCAGCCCGGTAGAGAGAGTGGTttgcgtgtcggcctcacagctctagggtcctgggtttaaatccaggtcacgtccacctatgtggagttttcgtgttctccccgggcctgtgtgggtttcctcacacattccaaaaaacatacatggtaggctggttggacactccaaattacacctaggtatgagtgtgagtgcctggttgtccatctcctggtgccctgcgattggctggcctctgGCCCGCGAGTTAGctgagatatgctccagcacccccgtgaccctaatgaagaaaaaagcagttcagtaaatgaaatgaaatcagCAATGATGGATTGATTTTAAACAATGTAAGTGACTTTCTCATTGCCAACCATTTCACCACTATATtaaattgctttgtttttgtaaatctcACAAATGtgtcttgtttttcttcttctaatgaCTGTAAAAACAAGGCTTTTggatattttattgatttttctcATGGCCGTCCATATTGTCACCCTTCCTGTGATTTTTCAAATACTAAACTTACTTTCTTCAGGGGAAAATACTGATAATGATGCAGTTCTAATAGAGAACACTAAATCACAGACCCAACACAAAACACTGGATACGTAGATTCAAACATTTTGGCTGTGGCGATggactttttgtcattatttttgaaGTCAAGACTTTTGTACAATTTCTGATGGACTAAAGTTGGTGGAATCCAGCTGTCAAGGTTTGGCACGTTCTCTttcgtacacacacacagacactctCAGCCCACGGCATTTTAGCAGCAGATACAATAGTAATACTTTCAGAAAATGTCCACTAAGTGATTTGACTGAATTGAACAGGATAAAGCTGAGTGAAACCCTGACAGAAGCGCCGAAGAGCAACCACAAGGGACATCACACACGTGACAGGACGACACAAGAAGCAGGAAAGGAGCAAATCAGAAGTGTGGAGTCAAGAAGCAAGGgaaaaaataggaaaggcaGGTGTGTATTGCCACAACTTGGATGGTTGTCTCACTTATTTTCAATCTAATATTTGGTCCggttatatttttggggggtgcatCTTCATGACTACAATGCTCGGTGTAAATTCTAAGTGCTTGTGAGCTAGTGTCGGGGAGCTGGAAAAGGATAACCTTGACTTTGATCgctagtgggttttttttcttttttttatcagactGCACTTTCGAAAAGATGGTCATTCTTGCATCCTACAAGAGGCAATAGTTTGGCCTCACTCTCTGGGGCAAGGTATTCCAGGTGATGTCTGCCCCAAACTGGGGTGGTCAGGTGCTGCCAgcgctgtgtaaaaataaagaaaaattggGATTTAAGTGTTATAACTGATTGGGCCAGCAAATAAGGCATAACTACAGATGTTGAGAAGCATTTACTTGACTGATGGTCTCTTAATAAGtaaataatttgaaatgttGCAAACAGTAGTAGCTATGGAGATGCATTCATTCTGATTTGTAACAATAACAAGGAggtaaaacaaacaagaaaacttGTCTGGACAGGCAGACTGACATACTGACCTCACGCATTGGTCCTTTGCAGCGCAGCAACTTGTAGACAACAGTAAGTGGGATACAAAGCATGGAGGAAAGGGCTAATACCCAACCAAACAATTCACCCCACAAAGGGTAAGTGTACACATTGTTGTATGTTAAGGGTTTGTAGTTCACCACATGGAAGAAGAACACTCCCTATAAAAGACGTAAATGTCAAGATATTTGCTACCAGCGTGCACAACTAATATGTCA is from Stigmatopora nigra isolate UIUO_SnigA chromosome 1, RoL_Snig_1.1, whole genome shotgun sequence and encodes:
- the LOC144196989 gene encoding sodium- and chloride-dependent creatine transporter 1-like; protein product: MEAGDLFEGGGESFNPLVPMCDGSPSCDASVTAEIVSLDQHKASEEEKEREQWTRQMDFIMSCVGFAVGLGNVWRFPYLCYKNGGGVFLIPYLLVVFIGGIPVFFLEIALGQFMKQGGLAAWNIAPLFQGLGLASMVIVFFCNTYYIMVLVWGLYFLYHSFTNELPWATCGNPWNTNKCTLNFSRTCNNSEVSSKVFSNISIHRNNCTTEDMHSPVIEFWEHKVLHLSNGLHEPGKVNYEVAVCLIITWIIVYFCIWKGVKSTGKVIYFTALFPYVVLFILLVHGVTLPGAIDGIVYYLKPDWSKLKEAQVWVDAGTQIFFSYAIGLGALTALGSYNRFHYNCYQDVFVLAVINSGTSFFAGFVVFSVLGFMAAEQGVDISNVAESGPGLAFIAYPKAVTLMPFAPFWAALFFFMLLLLGLDSQFVGVEGFLTGIMDMIPHNMSKRYLRREVMAAVCCGTCLLIDVAMITEGGMYVFQLFDYYSASGITLLWQAFWECVVIAWVYGADRFMGDVVRMIGYKPLPYMKWCWSYITPLVCIGVFLFHVLNYTPLTYNNVYTYPLWGELFGWALALSSMLCIPLTAIYKLLRSHGSLRERWMRLISPRWGRHHLEIFLAENEAVLQADSKSIRLSESVI